The following are from one region of the Geoalkalibacter subterraneus genome:
- a CDS encoding chemotaxis protein CheW — translation MAAGENRNMYLVFRIGVFGFCLPVSSLVEILDDSLLPCHPVDTISLRGGEIPVVDGRSWFECLPSDGSSVTNALVVAAAETNLALMVDAVDGIFPAEEFEIGDVPPLLCDGDRVRYRLLAFWRNEPLVVCDPKELKSAVSGHE, via the coding sequence ATGGCAGCCGGTGAGAATAGGAATATGTATCTTGTCTTTCGAATAGGCGTGTTTGGATTTTGCCTGCCGGTTTCCTCTTTAGTAGAAATTCTCGACGATTCTTTGCTGCCGTGTCACCCTGTTGATACTATTTCGCTGCGTGGTGGCGAAATCCCTGTTGTTGATGGACGCAGTTGGTTTGAGTGCCTGCCAAGTGACGGGAGTTCAGTCACGAACGCATTGGTTGTCGCCGCGGCGGAGACAAATCTGGCATTGATGGTTGATGCGGTCGATGGTATTTTCCCCGCAGAGGAATTTGAAATAGGCGATGTGCCTCCGCTGCTCTGTGACGGTGATCGGGTGCGTTACCGGCTTTTAGCGTTCTGGCGTAATGAGCCCCTTGTGGTTTGTGATCCGAAAGAATTAAAGTCTGCGGTAAGCGGTCATGAATGA
- a CDS encoding response regulator encodes MSKKLLLADDSITIQKVIGITFANEDVDLAIADNGDTALEMAQDQKPDLILADVLMPGKDGYELCEAIKKDSQFKGVPVLLLSGTFEPFDEDKARASGADDWIAKPFESQALIDKVNKLLQRAPESLAVPASAQPSAEEPPVDAELPAEGESEIASEEAGVWGEFSFDEEEMAPEKEPAPVYDSGSVGLQDVDGQDEEDILELDDADILEEEAGPTSDETDPFPFQEGVEDEANEDFGLVSGEMDSTAAPEEKDFSEGLAEAEEEESFPLADWDNSESADDVEEEIGTGSREDSFAALLSDDQSDEFSEEQDLQQQTPEPFFTVEDEEPGAVSEETLETGPAVSQPAADSFAFPAVSQDTPASGATVAAAPPQLDEERVEAIVQKVADEVVNRLAGSILEKVAWEVVPDLAESLIKDEIRKIKDALK; translated from the coding sequence ATGAGCAAAAAACTGCTGCTGGCCGATGACAGCATCACGATTCAAAAGGTGATCGGAATCACTTTCGCCAATGAGGATGTTGACCTCGCAATCGCGGATAATGGCGATACGGCGCTTGAGATGGCGCAGGATCAGAAGCCCGACCTGATCCTGGCTGATGTGCTGATGCCGGGGAAAGACGGCTATGAATTGTGTGAGGCCATAAAAAAGGATTCGCAATTCAAAGGGGTTCCCGTCCTTTTGCTGTCCGGCACCTTCGAGCCGTTTGATGAAGACAAGGCGCGCGCAAGCGGCGCTGATGACTGGATTGCCAAACCGTTCGAATCACAGGCGCTGATCGATAAGGTCAACAAGCTGCTGCAGCGTGCTCCTGAATCTCTCGCCGTTCCTGCGAGCGCCCAGCCCTCTGCGGAAGAACCTCCCGTTGACGCGGAGCTCCCTGCCGAAGGGGAAAGTGAGATCGCCTCCGAGGAGGCCGGTGTGTGGGGCGAGTTCTCCTTTGACGAGGAAGAAATGGCGCCGGAGAAAGAGCCCGCCCCGGTGTATGATTCCGGTTCGGTCGGCCTTCAGGATGTAGACGGCCAGGATGAGGAGGATATTCTCGAACTCGACGATGCGGATATCCTTGAAGAGGAGGCTGGTCCTACGTCGGATGAAACCGACCCCTTCCCTTTCCAGGAGGGTGTCGAGGATGAGGCGAATGAGGATTTCGGCCTGGTCTCGGGAGAAATGGATTCGACCGCTGCACCTGAAGAGAAGGATTTCAGCGAGGGACTGGCCGAAGCTGAAGAGGAGGAGTCTTTCCCTCTCGCGGATTGGGACAATTCAGAGTCGGCCGATGATGTCGAAGAAGAAATTGGAACGGGATCGCGAGAGGATTCTTTCGCAGCTCTCTTGTCAGATGACCAGTCGGATGAGTTTTCTGAAGAGCAGGACCTGCAACAGCAAACACCAGAACCGTTTTTCACCGTCGAAGACGAGGAGCCAGGGGCCGTATCTGAGGAAACGCTTGAAACCGGCCCGGCCGTATCGCAGCCCGCTGCCGATTCCTTCGCTTTCCCTGCAGTCTCACAGGACACTCCAGCGAGCGGTGCGACGGTTGCCGCAGCCCCGCCTCAACTCGATGAAGAACGGGTTGAAGCCATTGTGCAGAAGGTTGCCGACGAGGTGGTGAACCGCCTGGCCGGTTCAATTCTGGAAAAAGTCGCCTGGGAAGTGGTGCCCGACCTGGCGGAGAGCCTGATCAAGGATGAAATCCGCAAGATCAAGGACGCTTTGAAATAA
- a CDS encoding chemotaxis protein CheW: protein MNEKFCLFHCGGIALTIPVGKVLRVEPGPRIYPLPRMRASMNGVFRFEKEWVPVLHFEKIIPKHDFRQDACCTERKYVLVCATELGYVGLPCDRAVRIVNAGVDCFAACEAPLIPGCSQEMIYRNERYPILDIDRLLPHCP from the coding sequence ATGAATGAGAAGTTCTGTCTGTTTCATTGTGGTGGCATTGCTCTCACGATCCCTGTCGGGAAAGTTCTAAGGGTGGAACCCGGGCCGCGGATTTATCCACTGCCTCGAATGCGGGCGTCGATGAATGGCGTTTTTCGGTTCGAGAAGGAATGGGTTCCCGTTCTGCATTTTGAAAAAATTATTCCGAAACACGATTTTCGGCAGGATGCTTGCTGCACGGAAAGAAAATATGTTCTTGTCTGTGCGACAGAGCTTGGATATGTCGGCTTACCCTGCGATCGCGCTGTCAGAATTGTGAACGCTGGTGTTGATTGCTTTGCTGCCTGTGAAGCACCACTGATCCCGGGGTGCTCGCAGGAAATGATCTACCGAAACGAACGTTACCCCATTCTGGATATAGACCGGCTTTTGCCCCATTGCCCATGA